The DNA region GATCACGGTCGGTGATGCCGAGATCGCGCTGACCGAAGGCACAATCGCGCTCGGCGTCGGCGGCAAGGGCTTCACGATCGACGGCTCCGAGCTCGCCATGTCGACGCTGTTTCGCGGCAAGGACGGCTCGCGCCCGGCGCATTACCAGGGCGGCAAGGACTCGGACGGCGACACGTCGACGGACGGCAACGACCAGGTGCTCGTATGACCGCCGCGCCGAAGAAATGGTTCACCGCCACCAGGGACGCGCCCGTCGCCGGCCGCTGGCGCAAGAAGGGCGCGACCTTCCAGCTGACCGAGCGCGAGGCCTCGGCCGAGCGGATCTGGGGCGTCATCGAGGAGGTGACGAGCAAGCGCACACGCCGGCGCAAAGCGAGGGCCGATGACTGAGCGTCGCCTCCGCTCCGGTGTCGATCGCCGAACCGGTAAGGTTCTGCGCGGGCTTGCCCACGCGGACCAGTCCGTGCGCATCATCCTCTCGACGCGGCGCAATAGCCGCGTCATGCGCCTTGCCTTCGGCTCGGATCTCCGCGCGCTCCGGGGCGAGAACCTGACGGCGGCCAATGTGCTGCGGGCCTATGCCGAAATGGTGGAGGCGGTGCACTCGCAGGAGCCGAACATCCGCATCGTCGAGGTCCAGCCGTGGACGCTCGATGGGCGCGCCGGCGTGATCGGCTTCCTGCTGGCCTGCACGCATTACCCGTTCGGGCATCTGGGCGATTATTCGGTCGCCGAGCCGGCCTCGCTCACCCTGCCGATCGCGTCGCTCGCGAGGTCGGCATGACGACGATCGACCTTTCCCGGCTGGCCGCTCCGGACGCGATCGAGGCCCTCGATTTCGAGACGCTGTTCGCGGCGTTCAAGGCGCGGTTCCAGACGAGCTGGGATGCCAAGCGCGCGGCCGACCCGACCTTGCCGGCCTATGATGTCGGCGCGCTGGAGACCGACCCCGTCGTCATCGTCGGCGAGGCCTGGTCGTATCTGCGCCTGCTCGACCGCGCCCGCGTCAATGACGGCATCCGCTCGGTGCTGGCGCCGCTCGCCAGGGGCACGAACCTCGACAACGTCGTGGCGCGGCTCGGCGTCGAACGTCTGATCGTCACGCCCGCGACCGACACGGCGTCAGCCGTGATGGAGAGCGATGCGCGGCTTTTGATGCGCTACCTGCTCGCCTTCTCGCGGCCATCCGCGGGCTCGGCCGAGGGCTATCTATATGCCGCCTATACGGCCTGGCCGGGGCTGCTGCATGCGGCCGTCAACGGCCGCGCGGTCCATGGAAGGCGCGGCGATGTCGATCTCGTCCTCGCCGGACCCGGCGGCCGCGACGCGACGAATGGGGAAATGACGCTCGTTCGCGACGCTGCGCAACTGATCAAGCCCGAGGCGCATGGCCTCACCGTGATGCGCGCCACGCGGCGCACCTATGAAGTCGCCGGCACGGTGAGCGTCGCGGCTGGCCCGGACGCCGAGACGGTGCGCGCCGAGGCGCAAAGCCGGATCACGGAAGCGGCGACCGATCGCCTGCGCATCGGCGCCGAAGTGCCGGTCGCGCTCCTGGAAGGCGCCGCCTATGGCCTCTCGATCATCCGCGCCGACCTGTCCTCGCCCTCGGCCGACATCCCGGCCGACCGTTACACGATCCCCGTCATGGCCTCGATCGCGCTTCAGGTGACGCAATGAGCGCGGCCGGCGCCATCCTCCCGACCTCGGCCGGACCGTTCGAGCGCGCTTTGGCTGACGCGATGTCGGACACGCTGCCGGTGCCGATCGCGGCGGTGTTCGACCCGGCGCAGACGCCGTCCGCCTTCATCCCCTGGCTCGCCGTTCATGACGGCGTCCGGCTGTGGTTCTCGGACTGGCCGGAGGAACTGAAGCGGCTGGTTATCGAGGACGCGCCGGTCCTCGCCGGCAAGGTCGGCCTCCGGACGGCCAGCGTGCGGATGCTGTTCTATGTCGACGGCTCGCTGCTCGATGTCGTCAGCTATCCGACGCCGTTCGTCCAGGGCCGCGCTGTCATCGGCCGGACGCCGATCGGCCATCCCGCCTTCGTCGCCCGCCATCTGGTGAAGGTCGAAACGGCTGCGCCGGCCGGCGCCTTCGTCATGGGCCGCGCCGCGATCGGCAGTGCCCGCTATCGCACGCCGAGCCGCGAGAAGATCCGCCGCGCGCTGATCGCGCTTGCCACCGCCAAGTCGCCCGAAAGCGAGTATCGCGCCGATTTCGGCCACAAGCGGCCGTTGCTGCTCGCGGACGCACCGTCGCTCGACGGCAGCCATCACCTCGGCGAATTCGTCGCCCGCAACAAGCTCTGAGGCCCGCATGACCAAAATTGTCCGCTTTACCGAGGCCGAGATCTCCGAGCCCGCCGATTTCGAGGCGATCGGCGAGCATGCGCGCGAGGGCGACGAATTCATCACCGGCGGCGCCGTCGACTATCCGCACCATTGGGCCGACTTCACCATCGCGCAGACGAGCGCGATCGAGCTGACGATCTCCAAGGGTCGGCTCTTCGCGGTCGACGCGATCTTCGCGGCCGACGCGCCGATCGAGCTCAATCTGCAGGTCCATCTTCCGCTCGTCACCGGCGACCACCGCTACATCGCGCTGCTGGTGCGCGGGGAAAGCGAGACCGTCACCAATCTGCGCATGATCGAGACGGACGCCGAAACACACGAGACCGTGCAGCAGGCCGTGCCCAAGACCGATCGGCGCACGGTCAGCATCGTCATCCAGCAGGGGCTTTCGTCGCCGACGCCGCTGAAGCCGACCATCGCGGCCGACCAGTGCTGCCTTGCCTTCGTCGAGCTCTCGACCACCGGCATCGTCGCGGTCGAGATGGACAATGCCTCGCGCGTCAAGTCGCTCTATGAGGTCGACGGCCGTCTCACCCAGGTCGAGGGCGACATGGCGAACACCATCCGTCGCACCACGACGATGGAGACCGACATCGCCAATATCGCCTCGCGGCTTGGCGATATTCCGCACCCGACGATCATGCGGCAGTTGAAGCGCGATGTCGGGCTGCTGCGTCGCCAGCTCGCGCTCCCGGACGAGGCGCGCGCCTATTGGTACGATGCCGGCCTGCTTCAAGACGGGTGGGACAAGGTGCACGCGACCTGGCTTGCCCGGGTTCGCGAGGGCATCCGCTTCGCCTGGGCGCAGGAGCGCGACATGCAGCTCTCGCTGATCGACCCGTCCTCCGCGTCGATCCGGATGAGCGACACGCTGCTGCTGCCGGCCTGGACCGAGAAGACCCGCATCAGCGTCGAGCCCGATGGTGGCTCGAAGAACATTTCGCAGCTCGTCCACACCGTCACCACGGCGGTCAAGAAGTCGATCTCCCGGCAAGTGACCGAATATGGCGAGACCGTCACGGTCTGCGAGAACCAGGCCGAATGGTCGATGCTGATGAACCAGTCGGTCGGCGAGCTGTTCAAGAGGGACGGCGAGACCTTCCAGGTGGTGGCGATCGTCGGCAACCAGGATTGGGCCGGCCACCGGATCTATGCCGTGCGCAAGGTCATCGTCCGTACCGTGACACAGGTCTATTGGGACTATGTGACCGAGACGATGGGCGTCAACGGCTCGGTCTATGGCAACACCTGGCTGTGCTCGCAGCCCATGATCCTGACCTCGATCGACTTGAATTTCACCCGCATCGGGTCGACCGGCGACGTCCACGTCTTCGTCTGCGAATGCGACGATTCCGGCCAGCCGCAATTCGGCGCCGTCATCGTCGAGAAGACGATTTCCGCGGCGGGTCTCCATGCCGGGTGGGTCAATTTCGCGTTGCGGCCGTCGCTTTTGGAGAGCGGCAAGCGCTACGCCTGGTTCACGGTCACCACCGGCAACCACGCGCTGGGCACCGCCTCCGGCAACAAATATGCGCAGGGGTCGCTCTTCTCCTGCTCCGACGGCGCTTGGGCGATGGGCGATCCGCTGACCGACTTCGCCATGCGCATCAACGCGGCGAGCTTTGCGGCGACCCGCACCGTGATCGAGTTCCAGCCGCTCACCCTGACGGACGGAATGACCGAGCTGCGCCTCCTCCATGGTGGCTGGGCGCCGGGCGGCACGTCGCTGGTCTGGTATGTGCAGAACAGCGACGATCCGGACGAGGAATGGGTGCCGCTCACGCTCGCGGCCGAGGGCTCGGACGCGCTCGCCGGCCGGCCGGCGCTGGTGCGCCTGCGTCTGGCGCTCACCGGCACCACGGATCTACAGGCGGCGATCGTGCTCGACGCCAATGCTCGCGGCATGACCTTCCGGCCGCGCGGCGACTGCCAAGCCGTCAGCAAGGAACAGGCCTTCGGGCTTTCGACCTCGACGGTGCAGCTTGAGATCGTGCTCGACGAGTTCAACCCGACCTATCACACAGTCGCGCCGAAGCTGGTCATCGGCGCCTCGATCCTGACGCCCTCGGCGACGGCCACGACACTCGACATGGTCAATCCGCGGAAGCGGACCTTGCTCGCCACTTTCACCCTCGGTTCGGCGACCACCTCCGCCCGCGCGCGCGTCGACATGACGACGAGCGACGTGACCGTCTGCCCCTTCATCCAGAACATCGCGATGTACGCGCTTTGAGGTCCCGATGAGCGAACCGATACCCCCATTTGAACCCGGCCGGACCTATCGCGTCACCCTGATGCGTGCGGTCCGCGTCGGCGGCGTCCCGTTCCGCCCGCTCGGCGAACTCAAGATGGACGGCGCCTATCTGACGCGACTGATCGAGGAGAATGGCGCCGATGCCGTCGCTGCCGTCACCGACTGACGATTACAAGGCTCCGTCCGACATGGCGCTCAGCCGGGCCGCATGGGACGCCGCCCTGGTGTCGATCGGCACGCGCCTGCGCGGCCTTGAGGCGGTGCAGGCCGATTTCGACGCACTGATCGCGCTCGGCACGAGCCAGGCGCTCGACGTCATCGCGACCAATGTCGAGCCGCAGCTCACCGCCATGAGCGCGGCCGTCGCGGCGCTGCAGGCCGATGTCGCCGAGGCCGAGGACGTTATAACGGCGCTCATCACCGGGTCCGTTCCGGCCTCGGCCGTCGCCGAGACCGCCGATCGGATCTGGCTGACGCCGGCACTCTTCGCCGCCTGGAACGCAAAGCAGTCCGGCGATCCGACCCTGACCGCGCTCGCCGCACTGACGGTCGCCGCCAACAAGATGATCTATGCGACCGGCGCTGACGCCTTTGCCTTGACGGACATCACGCCCTTTGCGCGCCAGTTGCTCGATGACGGGGACGCAGCGACGATGCGCGGAACGATCGGCGCGGCCGATGCGGGCCGCCAGATCGACGTAGGTGGTCTCGCGACCGGGGGAGGCGACCTCTCGGCGAACCGCACGATCACCGTCACGAAGGCCAGCCAAGCGCAGGCCGAGGCCGGAACCGACGATGCGACGGCGATGACGCCGCTGAAGGGCGCGCAGCAGCTCGCCGTCCTTGGCCTCTTGGCGAGCAACGCCAATATCGGCCGGCGGCTCGCGACAGGAACGGTGGCGAATGCCGGATCGCTGGCCATCGTCCTGTCGAGCCATCTCGCCGCCGGCTTCAGCAAGTTTCGCCTTCACTTCCACGCCTACCGTCCAGCGACGGACGGGGCTGGGATGGTGATGAAGGTCTCCACGAACGGGGGCGTGAACTATCTCGGGACGAACGTCTATCTCTGCGCCGCGCTCACTGCCTACGGAACCACGACTGTGGCAGCAGGCGATGGAACGACGGCGCAAGCACAGATTCCCCTGCTAGGCGGACTCAGCAACGGCGGGCCGAACATCAGCTCGGCTATCCTTGAATTCGAGTGCGGGGCTGACTTCTTCGATCTGATCTACCGGGCTTGCCCATATTTCTACAGTGGCGGGGGCGTCGGCATCTCTCACGGTTCCGCCAAGGGGCCGGCAAGCGTGAACGCGATCCGTTTCGAGACCTACAACGGCAACATCGCGGCCGCTGCGTGGTCGCTCTATGGAGCTTCGTGATGCCGATCATTGATGTGGTGGTCGACGCCGACGGCGTCATGCAGGAAGTTGCCCTCACCGCCGAGCAGGAAACGGCGCGCCGCGCCGAATGGGCGGTCAACGCGGCGCCCCGGCCGTCGCAGATCGACGCCGAATGTGATCGGCGCACCGTCACGGGCTTCCGATTCGGCGGCAAGGCCTACCGGCTCGACGAAAAGTCCATCGCACGGATTACGGCCATGGGCGCCGATGCCCGCTTCGCGCTGCTGGCCGGCGCCGGGATTGGTAACCTCCGTTGGGCCGATCCCGAGGCTGATTTCGGCTGGATCGCCACCGACAATACAGTCACGCCGATGGACGCGCCGACCATGACGGCTTTCGCCGATGCCGCCAAGCTATGGGTCAGCAAAAACACTTTTGCGGCCCGGAACATCAAGAACATGAGCCCGATCCCGGCCGATTTCGCCGACGATTCGCGCTGGCCCAGCTGAACAGGAGACTTTCACCATGCCCGCGAAGGATCGCATCCTTTCCATGGTCGACGCGCCGGCTGTCCCGCTCGGGCACCAGACCGTCACCGTGACGAACGCGGCCCAAACGCTGGCCCAGCTCCTTACGGCCGCCGCCGGCGCCATCGCCGCGATCCCGGCAAACACCAAGCTCATCTATCTTCAACCTCGCGGCGACGGCATCCGCTACGCCCATGGCGCCACGACGCCGACCACCGCCGCCGACGCTACCGGCATCGGCACGGCGCTCTATGAGGGCGCTCAATATCCGCTCCGGCTCGACGACTTCGCGACGCTGAAACTCATCGCGCCGTCGAACGTCGTGCTGTCGATCGAATTCCGGGGCTGATCATGGCAGACCCGATCATCCTGCCGCCCACGCGGCTCGCTGAAACCCTCGGCGCCAAGATGCGCCGTCTGGCGCGCGCGGCCGAAATCAGTAACCCGCTGATCCGCAATCCATGGCTAGTTCCGCCGGCATGGGCACAGAGCACCGTTCAGCTCGTCTCCGACACGTGCGTGGCGAACGGCAACTGGTATGTCTGCGCCACGCCAGGAACCACGGCGGCGAGCGGCACCGGCCCCAGCCACGTCAACGGGCAGGCCGTTCA from Kaistia algarum includes:
- a CDS encoding phage tail protein I; its protein translation is MSAAGAILPTSAGPFERALADAMSDTLPVPIAAVFDPAQTPSAFIPWLAVHDGVRLWFSDWPEELKRLVIEDAPVLAGKVGLRTASVRMLFYVDGSLLDVVSYPTPFVQGRAVIGRTPIGHPAFVARHLVKVETAAPAGAFVMGRAAIGSARYRTPSREKIRRALIALATAKSPESEYRADFGHKRPLLLADAPSLDGSHHLGEFVARNKL
- a CDS encoding baseplate assembly protein → MTTIDLSRLAAPDAIEALDFETLFAAFKARFQTSWDAKRAADPTLPAYDVGALETDPVVIVGEAWSYLRLLDRARVNDGIRSVLAPLARGTNLDNVVARLGVERLIVTPATDTASAVMESDARLLMRYLLAFSRPSAGSAEGYLYAAYTAWPGLLHAAVNGRAVHGRRGDVDLVLAGPGGRDATNGEMTLVRDAAQLIKPEAHGLTVMRATRRTYEVAGTVSVAAGPDAETVRAEAQSRITEAATDRLRIGAEVPVALLEGAAYGLSIIRADLSSPSADIPADRYTIPVMASIALQVTQ
- a CDS encoding GPW/gp25 family protein, coding for MTERRLRSGVDRRTGKVLRGLAHADQSVRIILSTRRNSRVMRLAFGSDLRALRGENLTAANVLRAYAEMVEAVHSQEPNIRIVEVQPWTLDGRAGVIGFLLACTHYPFGHLGDYSVAEPASLTLPIASLARSA
- a CDS encoding DUF4376 domain-containing protein produces the protein MPIIDVVVDADGVMQEVALTAEQETARRAEWAVNAAPRPSQIDAECDRRTVTGFRFGGKAYRLDEKSIARITAMGADARFALLAGAGIGNLRWADPEADFGWIATDNTVTPMDAPTMTAFADAAKLWVSKNTFAARNIKNMSPIPADFADDSRWPS